In one Amia ocellicauda isolate fAmiCal2 chromosome 2, fAmiCal2.hap1, whole genome shotgun sequence genomic region, the following are encoded:
- the cd226 gene encoding CD226 antigen isoform X1, which yields MEATQKDNWYFMVLLIVFSLCKETILKRPVDSTVKLQKDMTLKCVCPWRGNLSMVSWEKRTNKGKEQVAVYHTTFGTTTKGRFNGRVTFVNSLPLDGSIIINQTTDDDLGFYHCSIQTFPGGSWSKNILVENAGNFITTKSETEAVVEKGHNFTLNCRYNQNGTVYHVAFEKIGEKSKDTIVFCNFSDAIYIGSDYKNRILFDCSSALHASILITNITEEDGGIYQCHFSTETGNQTTTVSLNGPKWGMNEKMSLYIFTGKNTFIYIGAAAAGIVVLIIVATSVSFLHRRKKKLMRVKFQPGKRRQHNKYEPAAVYDKMKRRPKQQEMDDIYINLPNQPRRTKKK from the exons ATGGAAGCTACACAAAAGGATAACTGGTACTTCATGGTACTTCTGATTGTATTCAGTTTATGTAAAg AAACCATCCTAAAAAGACCTGTTGATTCAACTGTGAAACTGCAGAAGGATATGACCCTGAAATGTGTGTGTCCCTGGAGGGGTAACCTCAGTATGGTATCCTGGGAAAAGAGaacaaacaaggggaaagaaCAGGTAGCAGTGTACCACACAACATTCGGCACCACAACAAAGGGAAGATTTAACGGAAGAGTTACATTTGTTAATTCATTGCCGTTAGATGGAAGCATTATAATCAATCAAACCACAGATGATGATCTTGGCTTTTATCACTGTTCCATACAAACATTTCCAGGGGGATCATGGAGTAAAAACATACTTGTGGAAAATGCAG gcaACTTTATTACTACTAAATCTGAAACTGAGGCTGTAGTTGAAAAAGGTCATAATTTCACTCTTAATTGCCGCTATAACCAGAATGGTACAGTTTACCATGTGGCTTTTGAAAAGATTGGAGAGAAATCTAAAGACACCATAGTCTTCTGCAATTTTTCAGATGCTATCTACATTGGTTCAGATTACAAGAACAGGATTCTGTTCGACTGCAGCAGTGCATTACACGCCAGCATACTGATCACGAATATAACGGAAGAAGATGGTGGGATTTACCAATGTCACTTCAGTACTGAGACGGGAAATCAAACAACAACAGTCTCTTTGAATGGGCCTAAATGGG GAATGAATGAGAAgatgtctttatatatatttacagggaaaaacacatttatatatattggagctgctgcagcaggaattgttgttttaattattgtgGCTACATCCGTGAGTTTTCTGCacag GCGGAAAAAGAAACTAATGAGAGTCAAATTCCAACCTGGAAAAAGACgg CAACACAACAAGTATGAACCGGCAGCTGTTTatgacaaaatgaaaagaaggCCCAAGCAGCAGGAAATGGATGATATCTACATAAATCTTCCAAATCAACCACGTCGAACAAAGAAGAAGTAA
- the cd226 gene encoding CD226 antigen isoform X2: MEATQKDNWYFMVLLIVFSLCKETILKRPVDSTVKLQKDMTLKCVCPWRGNLSMVSWEKRTNKGKEQVAVYHTTFGTTTKGRFNGRVTFVNSLPLDGSIIINQTTDDDLGFYHCSIQTFPGGSWSKNILVENAGNFITTKSETEAVVEKGHNFTLNCRYNQNGTVYHVAFEKIGEKSKDTIVFCNFSDAIYIGSDYKNRILFDCSSALHASILITNITEEDGGIYQCHFSTETGNQTTTVSLNGPKWGKNTFIYIGAAAAGIVVLIIVATSVSFLHRRKKKLMRVKFQPGKRRQHNKYEPAAVYDKMKRRPKQQEMDDIYINLPNQPRRTKKK; this comes from the exons ATGGAAGCTACACAAAAGGATAACTGGTACTTCATGGTACTTCTGATTGTATTCAGTTTATGTAAAg AAACCATCCTAAAAAGACCTGTTGATTCAACTGTGAAACTGCAGAAGGATATGACCCTGAAATGTGTGTGTCCCTGGAGGGGTAACCTCAGTATGGTATCCTGGGAAAAGAGaacaaacaaggggaaagaaCAGGTAGCAGTGTACCACACAACATTCGGCACCACAACAAAGGGAAGATTTAACGGAAGAGTTACATTTGTTAATTCATTGCCGTTAGATGGAAGCATTATAATCAATCAAACCACAGATGATGATCTTGGCTTTTATCACTGTTCCATACAAACATTTCCAGGGGGATCATGGAGTAAAAACATACTTGTGGAAAATGCAG gcaACTTTATTACTACTAAATCTGAAACTGAGGCTGTAGTTGAAAAAGGTCATAATTTCACTCTTAATTGCCGCTATAACCAGAATGGTACAGTTTACCATGTGGCTTTTGAAAAGATTGGAGAGAAATCTAAAGACACCATAGTCTTCTGCAATTTTTCAGATGCTATCTACATTGGTTCAGATTACAAGAACAGGATTCTGTTCGACTGCAGCAGTGCATTACACGCCAGCATACTGATCACGAATATAACGGAAGAAGATGGTGGGATTTACCAATGTCACTTCAGTACTGAGACGGGAAATCAAACAACAACAGTCTCTTTGAATGGGCCTAAATGGG ggaaaaacacatttatatatattggagctgctgcagcaggaattgttgttttaattattgtgGCTACATCCGTGAGTTTTCTGCacag GCGGAAAAAGAAACTAATGAGAGTCAAATTCCAACCTGGAAAAAGACgg CAACACAACAAGTATGAACCGGCAGCTGTTTatgacaaaatgaaaagaaggCCCAAGCAGCAGGAAATGGATGATATCTACATAAATCTTCCAAATCAACCACGTCGAACAAAGAAGAAGTAA